The following are from one region of the bacterium genome:
- a CDS encoding adenylate/guanylate cyclase domain-containing protein, translated as MELKDIKRRFMEDMVGFFRYDWKHRSSLEKEIIRRLVESPEEEKQRIIQHYLDNHRKAVDDLVRGGYIIYEEEKYKLVPAFIEGGLDWSGYDEEIDERILKGAGTIESLLRRRNEIDEIIRKEYKQKITVMFTDIVGSTEYFLTKGDIAGRAMVQRHNDMLFPIIEKHNGKIIKTIGDAIMAGFEKAQNGVLVAIEMQKALAKYNQGAEDKIQIRIGIHTGLAITEPDDIYGDTVHIAARIEALAEGDQILISGEIFKEIEQEGFNLRFHGKYLLKGLIEDVPIYEVLWDESQKPRKPEIKVKPEKGQVKMPPSLHNQLPPEPNFVGRVEMLKAITDWYKSPEVKIGALVGWGGVGKSALVRKWYDSLKENNIHPDGIFWWDFYKLPSLDHFIAALFAYLSQDRFKLDDYKTSWQKIDKIKELLLEREYLIILDGLEQMQKSQTGEEFGKMQHPEFTDLLKYIADADFKGLCLITTRFPLTDIKNYPGYQKIEIEELPKEDTWLLFQRIGVRGTEDEIDDIWKEFKGHTLSLVLLANYLGPGGDIKKAKEIPPFYSDQKAGGKAHRILLWYDKQLNEEQRRFMKIFSLFRGAVSEREFKEVFQTRVDFHFQRMLNDLCQRRLITKGSDNTYTTHPLIKGYFESIFDKKEKKLTHKAIYEYFGKKAPDKPETLDQMRPLFEQVYHGCSARLYDKVDEDVYWGKIQRREEGFLVYKLGVWETDLSLVRTFFPDGDLSKMPLVSEKRVRGWLLNEAGLALLNTGRPKEAEELFVRKTNMQIEDKDRKNASAGYQNLADLWFRVGRLKEANESAKKAIEMAEKAESEQYIVISKAYLAWILHLAGKDEEAEKEFQQADELSRKISGYQLYAMRGIFYADFLLSIKQIDEAFELTKANLKICQRNNFVNEISRCHRLLGAIERIKGKQKEAEPHLQEALEIARKVGMPELEIEALLELSRLWLDMKRYKEAISQANQVLKLCERTGFLLYEPEAELILARAYLGLNDLDQTKTFAQSAYQKASQMHYHWPRVEAEQLLRNLNPC; from the coding sequence GTGGAACTAAAGGATATAAAGAGAAGATTTATGGAAGATATGGTTGGTTTCTTCCGATACGACTGGAAACACAGGAGTAGTCTTGAGAAGGAGATTATAAGGAGACTTGTGGAAAGCCCAGAGGAAGAAAAACAAAGAATTATTCAACACTATCTGGATAATCATAGAAAAGCAGTAGATGACCTGGTGCGTGGTGGATACATCATTTACGAAGAAGAAAAATATAAACTGGTGCCGGCTTTTATAGAAGGCGGCCTTGATTGGTCTGGGTATGATGAGGAAATAGATGAGAGGATATTAAAAGGAGCAGGAACAATTGAGTCACTCCTGAGAAGACGCAATGAGATTGACGAGATAATAAGGAAGGAATATAAACAGAAAATTACGGTTATGTTCACTGATATTGTTGGCTCAACTGAATATTTTCTCACAAAGGGTGATATTGCCGGAAGGGCAATGGTGCAAAGGCATAATGATATGCTTTTCCCGATAATTGAGAAACACAATGGTAAGATAATCAAGACAATTGGCGATGCGATTATGGCAGGGTTTGAGAAGGCACAAAATGGGGTTCTTGTTGCAATTGAGATGCAGAAAGCTTTAGCAAAATATAACCAAGGGGCAGAGGATAAAATCCAGATTAGAATTGGTATTCACACAGGCTTGGCAATCACTGAGCCAGATGACATCTATGGCGATACAGTTCATATTGCCGCAAGGATTGAAGCATTGGCAGAAGGTGACCAAATTCTCATTTCTGGAGAAATATTCAAAGAGATTGAGCAAGAAGGGTTTAACCTCCGTTTCCATGGCAAATACCTGCTAAAAGGGCTGATAGAAGATGTGCCAATCTATGAGGTTCTTTGGGATGAGAGCCAAAAGCCAAGGAAACCTGAGATAAAGGTTAAGCCAGAAAAAGGACAGGTTAAAATGCCTCCCAGCCTGCATAACCAACTTCCACCTGAGCCAAATTTTGTGGGAAGGGTTGAAATGCTTAAGGCGATCACAGATTGGTACAAATCCCCTGAGGTAAAGATCGGCGCATTAGTTGGCTGGGGTGGGGTGGGAAAATCGGCATTAGTCAGAAAGTGGTATGATAGCTTAAAAGAAAATAACATCCATCCGGATGGCATATTCTGGTGGGATTTCTATAAGCTCCCTTCCCTTGACCATTTCATTGCCGCATTATTTGCTTATCTCTCTCAAGATAGATTCAAACTTGATGACTACAAGACATCATGGCAGAAGATAGACAAAATAAAAGAGCTTCTCCTTGAAAGGGAATATCTCATTATCTTAGATGGACTGGAACAGATGCAAAAATCGCAAACCGGCGAAGAATTTGGTAAGATGCAGCACCCAGAATTTACCGACTTACTCAAATACATTGCTGATGCAGATTTTAAAGGCTTGTGCCTGATCACTACAAGGTTCCCTTTAACTGACATCAAGAATTACCCAGGCTATCAAAAGATTGAGATAGAGGAGTTACCAAAAGAGGATACCTGGCTATTGTTTCAAAGAATTGGTGTAAGAGGAACAGAGGATGAGATAGATGACATCTGGAAAGAATTTAAGGGCCATACCCTAAGCCTTGTTCTTTTGGCAAATTATTTAGGCCCTGGTGGTGATATTAAAAAAGCAAAGGAAATTCCTCCATTCTATTCTGACCAGAAGGCAGGGGGTAAGGCACATCGAATCCTTCTTTGGTATGATAAGCAATTAAATGAAGAACAAAGAAGATTTATGAAGATATTCTCCCTGTTTAGGGGTGCAGTCTCGGAAAGGGAGTTTAAGGAGGTATTCCAAACCAGGGTAGATTTTCATTTCCAGAGAATGCTAAATGACCTTTGCCAGAGAAGGCTCATTACCAAAGGTTCTGATAATACCTACACCACCCATCCTTTAATCAAGGGCTACTTTGAGTCTATATTTGATAAAAAAGAAAAGAAGCTAACCCATAAAGCAATCTATGAATACTTTGGAAAGAAAGCGCCTGATAAGCCTGAAACATTAGACCAGATGCGCCCCCTGTTTGAGCAGGTATATCATGGATGTTCGGCTAGACTTTATGATAAGGTGGATGAGGATGTTTATTGGGGGAAAATTCAACGGAGAGAAGAAGGTTTTCTGGTATACAAACTTGGTGTCTGGGAAACCGACCTATCCCTTGTCAGAACCTTCTTTCCGGATGGTGATCTTTCAAAGATGCCCCTTGTAAGTGAGAAGAGGGTCCGGGGCTGGTTGCTCAATGAAGCAGGACTGGCACTTCTTAATACAGGCCGGCCAAAAGAGGCAGAGGAGCTTTTCGTTCGAAAGACAAATATGCAAATCGAAGACAAAGACCGGAAAAACGCCTCTGCGGGTTATCAAAACCTGGCTGACCTCTGGTTTCGAGTAGGTAGGCTCAAGGAGGCAAATGAGAGTGCGAAAAAGGCCATTGAGATGGCAGAGAAAGCAGAGTCTGAGCAGTATATCGTAATTTCAAAAGCCTATCTTGCCTGGATACTTCATCTTGCGGGCAAGGATGAGGAGGCAGAAAAGGAGTTTCAGCAGGCAGATGAACTTTCAAGAAAGATCAGTGGGTATCAGCTTTATGCTATGCGGGGAATTTTCTATGCTGACTTCCTCCTCTCAATCAAGCAGATTGATGAGGCTTTTGAACTTACCAAAGCAAACCTTAAGATCTGCCAGAGGAATAATTTTGTAAACGAGATCTCAAGATGTCACCGCTTACTGGGTGCAATTGAAAGGATAAAGGGGAAGCAGAAGGAAGCTGAGCCCCATCTTCAGGAGGCCCTTGAGATTGCCAGAAAAGTTGGCATGCCAGAGCTTGAAATCGAAGCCTTGCTTGAGTTGAGCAGGTTGTGGTTGGATATGAAAAGATATAAAGAGGCTATCTCTCAGGCAAACCAGGTCCTGAAGCTATGTGAAAGAACAGGCTTTTTACTCTACGAACCCGAGGCAGAGCTAATCTTAGCCAGGGCATATCTGGGGTTAAATGATCTTGACCAGACCAAAACCTTCGCCCAATCCGCTTACCAAAAAGCCAGCCAGATGCACTACCACTGGCCCAGGGTTGAGGCTGAGCAGCTACTGCGAAATCTGAATCCGTGTTGA
- a CDS encoding tetratricopeptide repeat protein — MNYSKAYPYLKALLEALIEVIKLIPVVGNPLAKFISSLFEQLKVWDKKEIKQFESSLHNQTPPEPNFVGRIEMLKAITDWYGSPKVKIGALVGWGGVGKSALVRKWFDSLKENNLHPDGIFWWGFYRNPYLERFLEALFVYLSQDRFKLDDYKTSWQKTDKIKELLLEREYLIILDGLEEMQKSQSGEEFGKLQHPEFTDLLKSIADADFRGLCLITTRFPLTDIKNYPGYQKLEIEELSREDTRLLFQRIGVRGTEDEIDDLWKEFKGHTLSLVLLANYLGPGGDIKRAKEIPPFYSDQEAGGKARRMLLWYDKQLNEEQRSFMKIFSLFRGAVSEREFKGAFQTRVDFHFQRMLNDLCQRRLITKGSDNTYTTHPLIKGYFESIFDEEEKRLTHKAIYEYFGKMAKDMPETLEEMQPLFEQVYHGCSAELYDEVLYDVYWEKIQRGQKGFLVYKLGAWETDLSLIRNFFPDEDLSKMPLVSEKSKQSWLLNEAGLALLSTGRPKEAEEPFLTAVRMGVEAKDWENASTGYQNLTGLRFRAGRLKEANEGAKKAHDAAEKAGSEKNIRNSKAYLAWILHLLGKDEEAEKGFQQADELERKISGYRDYSITGVFYADFLISIKQIDEAFELTKANLEICQSENWPDDISRCHRCLAAIERLKGNHKEAETHLQQAFEIARRVGVPDLEIEALLELSRLWLDMKRYKEAISQANQILKLCERTGFLLYEPDAELILARAYLGLNDFDQTKTFAQSAYQKASQMHYHWPRVGAEQLLRNL; from the coding sequence ATGAACTACAGTAAAGCATATCCATATTTAAAGGCCCTTCTGGAGGCATTGATAGAGGTAATAAAGCTAATACCAGTGGTAGGGAACCCTCTTGCTAAGTTTATCTCATCCTTATTTGAACAACTCAAGGTTTGGGACAAGAAGGAGATTAAACAGTTCGAATCTAGTCTCCACAATCAGACTCCACCTGAACCAAACTTTGTAGGTAGAATTGAGATGTTAAAGGCGATCACAGATTGGTATGGCTCACCTAAGGTAAAGATAGGCGCATTAGTCGGCTGGGGTGGTGTAGGGAAATCGGCATTGGTCAGAAAGTGGTTTGATAGCCTGAAAGAAAATAACCTCCATCCGGATGGCATATTCTGGTGGGGATTCTATCGCAATCCTTATCTTGAGCGTTTCCTTGAGGCATTATTTGTCTATCTTTCCCAGGATAGATTCAAACTTGATGACTACAAGACATCCTGGCAGAAGACTGATAAAATAAAAGAGCTTCTTTTGGAAAGGGAATATCTCATTATCTTAGATGGCTTGGAGGAGATGCAGAAATCGCAAAGCGGTGAAGAATTTGGTAAGCTGCAACACCCAGAATTTACCGACTTACTCAAATCCATTGCTGATGCAGATTTTAGAGGCTTGTGCCTGATAACTACAAGGTTTCCTTTGACTGACATCAAGAATTACCCAGGCTATCAAAAGCTTGAGATAGAGGAATTATCCAGAGAGGATACCCGGCTATTGTTTCAAAGGATTGGGGTAAGAGGAACAGAGGATGAGATAGATGACCTCTGGAAAGAATTTAAAGGCCATACCCTGAGCCTTGTTCTCCTGGCAAATTATTTAGGCCCTGGGGGTGATATTAAGAGAGCAAAGGAAATACCGCCATTTTATTCAGACCAGGAGGCAGGAGGAAAGGCGCGCAGAATGCTTCTTTGGTATGATAAACAATTAAATGAAGAACAAAGAAGTTTTATGAAGATATTCTCCCTCTTTAGGGGTGCAGTCTCTGAAAGGGAGTTTAAGGGAGCATTCCAAACCAGGGTGGATTTTCATTTTCAGAGAATGCTAAATGACCTTTGCCAAAGAAGGCTCATTACCAAAGGCTCTGATAATACCTACACCACCCATCCCTTAATCAAGGGCTACTTTGAGTCTATCTTTGATGAAGAAGAAAAGAGGCTGACCCATAAGGCAATCTATGAATACTTTGGAAAGATGGCAAAAGATATGCCAGAGACACTGGAAGAAATGCAACCCCTGTTTGAGCAGGTATATCATGGATGTTCTGCTGAGCTTTATGATGAAGTGCTTTATGATGTTTATTGGGAGAAAATTCAACGGGGACAAAAAGGTTTCCTGGTATACAAACTTGGTGCCTGGGAGACTGATTTATCTCTTATAAGAAACTTCTTCCCAGACGAAGACCTTTCAAAGATGCCGCTTGTAAGTGAAAAGAGCAAACAGAGCTGGCTGCTCAATGAAGCAGGACTGGCACTTCTTTCTACAGGCCGGCCAAAAGAGGCAGAGGAGCCATTTTTGACAGCAGTCCGGATGGGTGTTGAGGCAAAAGACTGGGAAAACGCCTCTACGGGTTATCAAAACTTGACTGGCCTCCGGTTTCGAGCAGGTAGGCTCAAGGAGGCAAATGAGGGTGCCAAAAAGGCACATGATGCAGCAGAGAAGGCAGGGTCTGAGAAGAATATCCGTAATTCAAAAGCCTATCTTGCCTGGATACTTCATCTCTTAGGTAAAGATGAGGAGGCAGAAAAGGGGTTTCAGCAGGCAGATGAACTTGAAAGAAAGATCAGTGGGTATCGGGATTACAGTATAACTGGAGTTTTCTATGCTGACTTCCTGATCTCAATCAAGCAGATTGATGAGGCTTTTGAACTTACCAAAGCAAACCTTGAGATCTGCCAGAGTGAAAATTGGCCGGATGATATCTCAAGATGTCACCGCTGCTTAGCTGCCATTGAAAGGCTAAAGGGAAACCATAAAGAAGCTGAGACCCATCTTCAGCAGGCTTTTGAGATTGCTCGCAGGGTGGGCGTTCCTGATCTTGAAATCGAAGCCTTGCTTGAGTTGAGCAGGTTGTGGTTGGATATGAAAAGATATAAAGAGGCTATCTCTCAGGCAAACCAAATCCTGAAGCTATGTGAAAGAACAGGCTTTTTACTCTACGAACCCGATGCAGAGCTAATCTTAGCCAGGGCATATCTGGGGTTAAATGATTTTGACCAGACCAAAACCTTCGCCCAATCCGCTTACCAAAAAGCCAGCCAGATGCACTACCACTGGCCCAGGGTTGGGGCTGAGCAGCTACTGCGAAATCTGTAA
- a CDS encoding GxxExxY protein produces MTEKIIGAAIEIHKTLGAGLLESAYEECLCYELSILGLHFKRQVELPVRYKGVRLDCGYRLDLLVEEEVVVELKTVEQLLPIHEAQLLTYLKMINKRVGLLINFNVPVLKDGIKRIVHKF; encoded by the coding sequence ATAACAGAAAAGATTATTGGTGCAGCCATTGAAATACATAAAACATTGGGAGCAGGTTTGTTGGAATCTGCCTATGAAGAATGTTTATGTTATGAGTTATCAATATTAGGGTTACATTTTAAAAGGCAGGTTGAATTACCTGTAAGATACAAAGGAGTTAGATTAGATTGTGGCTATCGGTTAGATCTTCTTGTTGAAGAAGAAGTTGTGGTAGAATTAAAAACTGTGGAGCAATTACTTCCAATTCATGAGGCACAGCTTTTAACCTACTTAAAAATGATAAATAAAAGGGTAGGTTTGTTGATCAATTTTAATGTTCCTGTGCTCAAGGATGGGATTAAGCGTATCGTCCATAAATTTTAA
- a CDS encoding ABC transporter ATP-binding protein yields the protein MQILEIKDLNVQYKTSRGCVKAVDGVSFGLKKGEAIGLVGESGCGKTSVAMAIMKLLPNNAQIISGQILFKDEDLIPKTDKQMQKIRSRCISLIFQSAMNALNPVYRVENQIIEVIRRHIAITKKDARIRVKELYDLVGMDYSFARQYPHEYSGGMKQRAIIAMALACNPEIIIADEPTTALDVIVQDQIIKKIVEIQHKLNMALIYISHDIGVIAETCNRVAVMYAGKIMEYAPTKMLFNTPLHPYTQGLLSSYPTISGEKRKLSSIPLESMNKFNSDVICSFYQRCSFSKDICREQKPVYREIEKEHWVLCH from the coding sequence ATGCAAATACTTGAAATTAAAGATTTAAATGTGCAATATAAAACCTCCAGAGGCTGTGTTAAAGCAGTAGATGGAGTATCTTTTGGGCTAAAAAAAGGTGAAGCGATTGGATTAGTCGGTGAATCTGGATGTGGAAAAACATCTGTGGCGATGGCAATTATGAAACTTTTACCAAACAACGCTCAAATAATCTCTGGTCAGATACTCTTTAAAGATGAAGACTTAATCCCAAAGACAGATAAACAGATGCAAAAAATACGCTCAAGGTGTATTTCTTTGATTTTTCAATCGGCAATGAATGCCTTAAATCCAGTATATCGGGTTGAAAATCAAATAATTGAGGTAATCAGAAGGCATATCGCAATCACTAAAAAAGACGCCAGGATAAGGGTAAAAGAATTGTATGATTTAGTTGGAATGGATTATAGTTTTGCCAGGCAGTATCCCCATGAATATAGTGGTGGGATGAAACAACGGGCAATAATAGCTATGGCACTTGCCTGTAATCCAGAGATTATTATTGCGGATGAGCCGACAACCGCTTTAGATGTTATTGTTCAAGACCAGATAATAAAAAAAATCGTTGAAATTCAACATAAACTTAATATGGCTCTTATTTACATCTCACATGATATTGGGGTTATTGCGGAAACCTGCAATCGAGTGGCCGTAATGTATGCGGGGAAAATAATGGAATATGCACCAACGAAAATGCTTTTTAATACCCCACTGCATCCCTATACTCAAGGGCTTTTATCTTCTTACCCCACTATATCTGGTGAGAAAAGAAAATTATCCTCAATTCCACTTGAGTCAATGAATAAGTTTAATTCTGATGTTATTTGTAGCTTTTACCAGAGATGTTCATTTTCAAAGGATATTTGTAGGGAACAAAAACCTGTGTATCGTGAGATTGAAAAGGAACACTGGGTTTTATGTCATTAA
- a CDS encoding cupin domain-containing protein gives MERVNENEKEYRGGDSGPKYLFRGQRMEWGIIRFKSGQTLGAHFHNEVEETFFFIFGTPQMVIDNQSYRVKEGDAFKILPKEKHDIINDTEETIRIIFIKVPYLPEDKVNC, from the coding sequence ATGGAAAGGGTTAATGAAAACGAAAAGGAATACCGCGGCGGTGATTCTGGGCCAAAATACCTATTTCGAGGGCAAAGAATGGAATGGGGGATTATCCGATTTAAGTCGGGGCAAACATTAGGGGCTCATTTTCATAATGAGGTAGAAGAAACCTTTTTTTTCATTTTCGGAACGCCTCAAATGGTGATTGATAACCAGAGTTATCGAGTTAAAGAAGGGGACGCATTTAAGATTTTACCAAAGGAAAAACATGATATAATCAATGACACAGAAGAAACAATAAGAATTATCTTCATTAAAGTCCCTTATTTGCCAGAAGATAAGGTGAATTGTTGA